AACTGATCTCGCTCAACAGTTTCAATCGCCGGAAACCCGCGTTGGCGGTTGGCGTCATTGAAAGACCGTAGCCGATCCCTCGCAGGCGCAGAAAGGCGACCGTTTGTAATCAAAAACACGCGGTCAGGAGGACGCGGTGGCTCAACACCGGGGTAAGTAACTGCTGTCCCTGCCAGGGTGAATAGTTGAGCTTGGAGCCGGTCGAGTTCGCCAAGGCCGATGTCACCGCCTTTCAGTTGGAATGCATGGAGCTCCCCGTCAGGGGAGATCCCTACGATGTCCTTACCATGTTCATAGGGATGATGAACGGGCGCGTGCAGAACACGGTACCGCTCGCTCATCAACAGTTGTGAAAACGCGGCTTGGTAGCCGAGCTCTCCTGCGTTAATCAACCAGTTTTCGACGATTCTCCCGAGCACGCCACGCCTCGATCTGTTGTTGGCGAATTCTTTCACACTCTGTTACGAACTCCGGGTCCTGATCCCACTCGGTTGCTTGCGCTATGAAATTCTCTGCTGCGCTCGGGTGCATTACGAGAACTTGGTTCTTCGGCTCAAGCGTCTCTGGATCGAAATCAACCTCCAGGCGGCGCTGCATCTCCAAATAGGCTTCCTTCATCCCAAGATCAGCCGCAGATACGGAATTGCCTACCTGCTCGACCGCCTCCGAGAGGCGAGCGAACATATGTTTTGCCTGCTGTTCAGCGAACTGCCCTGCGATGCGAGAAGCGTGTTCCAGAAGTTGCTCTCCCGAGATCCGCCGCATCTGCTCGCGTGTAATGTCGAGAGTTGCGGATGCAACTGTGAACTCGATCTGGTCGGTGGATTCATCTTGCCGAGTGAGGCGCACAGTCTTTCCTTCGTGTACGTGCGATTGTCCAATCCCCTCGAGAAGTGGTTCATGCCGTGGAATGCCGCGGCGAACCTCCCGTGTGAAGGCGCGTCGCGCCAGGTTCTTCACCTCAGGAAAATCTGGGAGCATGGTCCTAGGAAGTCCGTCTAGTGGCGAGTACATGGGAGTCAGAAGGGCGCCGGGTAGGCTGCAGTGTTCTGAAGCCCAGGGAATTTGCGGACACTCCCTCTCACCTAAGCTGCCCGGTTAGACAGCTCCGGGTCAAGAGGACCAGACCCCACCGCCCAGCGGACTAACTCTGCGCGCAAGACTCTGGCAACCCCATCTGTCGGCAACAGCCGGGGAAAGCGCACGCTCGGGAGCTTCCTGTCCGCTTGACACTTTCCGGCGTGGGAGCTAACTCGTCAGGCCCGGCGCGCGGACGTTTCCGCGCGCCGTCGTGCGCACGGCAGGCGGAGCACCGCCCGCCATCCACCGTCACGCCTCATCTCCCGGAGACCGCCCCATGCAGCTGCCCGAGGTCCACGTCGCCCTGCCCGACTGGGTGGCCGGCAGCGTCGAGTGGGAGCGCACGTACCACGGAGACGAGGAGCGGATGCGCCTGGCCATCGAGCTGTCGCGGCAGAACGTGGCGCACGGCACCGGCGGGCCTTTCGGCGCGGCGATCTTCGAGAGCGAGACGGGGCGGCTGGTCGCGGTGGGCGTCAACAGCGTGGTGCGGCTGAACAACTGCACGCTGCACGGCGAGATGGTGGCGTTCATGCTCGCGCAGGCGCGGATCGGCTCGTTCTGCCTGAGCGGCGACGGACTGCCGCGCCACGAGCTGGTCACCTCGTGCGAGCCGTGCGCCATGTGCCTGGGCGCCACGCTGTGGAGCGGCGTGCGGCGCGTGGTGTGCGGCGCTCATCGCGACGACGCGCGCCGCCTCAACTTCGACGAAGGCCCCGTGTTCCCCGAGAGCCACGCGTATCTCGAAGCCCGCGGCATCGAGATCGTGCACGGCGTGCTGCGCGCCGAGGCGAACGAGGTGCTGGAGCTGTACCGCTCCGGCAAGGGCGTCATCTACAACGGGTAGATGCGGTTCGCGCATCCACCGGCGCCGCCTTCCCTCTCCCGATCCCACTCCTGACCGAACGGCTGCATGAAGACCTCGCTCTCCGCCGGGCTGCTGGACACGCTGTCGCGCCAGGTGCGCATCGCCAACCTGGACCTTGCCTCGCGCTTCCCCGGCGAGTCGCCGCGCCGCCAGCCGGTGCACGTCGTCTACGGCGGTGCGCAGCTGTTCCGGTCCGACAGCGCGCCGAAGATCGGCGCCGTTGCGCGGCGTACGATGGAGGAATACGCACCCACGCCGTCGGCGCTGGCCGGGCTGCTGGGCCTGGGCGCCAGCGGCGGCTTCGCGGAGACGCTGTACGAGCGCGTGGCGGAGAAGCTGCGGCGCGAGCCGGTGGAGGACTTCCGCATCGACTTCGAAGACGGCTACGGAAACCGGACCGACGCGGAAGAGGACGGGCACGCCGAGTCGGTCGCGCGCGCCGTGGCGAAGGGGATGGACGACGGGACGCTGCCGCCCTTCATCGGCATCCGCATCAAGACGCTCAGCGAGGAGTTGCGCGGCCGGGCCATCCGCACGCTCGACATCTTCGTCACCACGCTGCTGGAGGCCACGGGCGGGCGGCTGCCGGACAACTTCGTGGTGACGCTGCCCAAGGTGACCACGCCCGCGCAGGTCACCCATCTCGTCGAAGTCCTGGACGAGATGGAGAAGGCGACGGGGCTGGAGCGCGGCGCGCTGCAATTCGAGATGATGGTGGAGACGCCGCAGTCCATCGTGGACCCGCAGGGCCGCGCGGCGCTGCCCATATTGCTGGAGGCGGCGCGCGGGCGGATGGTGGCGGCGCACTTCGGCACGTACGACTACACGGCCTCCGTGGGCATCACGGCGGCGCACCAGCGGATGAGCCACCCCGCGTGCCTGTTCGCGCTGCACATGATGCAGGTGGCGTTCGCGGGCACGGGCGTGTGGCTGAGCGACGGCTCGACCGCCGTGCTCCCCGTCGCCCCGCACCGCGCGGCCGAGGGCGCGGCGCTGACCGAGGAGCAGGAGCGCCACAACCGCGAAAG
The sequence above is a segment of the Longimicrobiaceae bacterium genome. Coding sequences within it:
- a CDS encoding nucleoside deaminase produces the protein MQLPEVHVALPDWVAGSVEWERTYHGDEERMRLAIELSRQNVAHGTGGPFGAAIFESETGRLVAVGVNSVVRLNNCTLHGEMVAFMLAQARIGSFCLSGDGLPRHELVTSCEPCAMCLGATLWSGVRRVVCGAHRDDARRLNFDEGPVFPESHAYLEARGIEIVHGVLRAEANEVLELYRSGKGVIYNG
- a CDS encoding aldolase/citrate lyase family protein, whose translation is MKTSLSAGLLDTLSRQVRIANLDLASRFPGESPRRQPVHVVYGGAQLFRSDSAPKIGAVARRTMEEYAPTPSALAGLLGLGASGGFAETLYERVAEKLRREPVEDFRIDFEDGYGNRTDAEEDGHAESVARAVAKGMDDGTLPPFIGIRIKTLSEELRGRAIRTLDIFVTTLLEATGGRLPDNFVVTLPKVTTPAQVTHLVEVLDEMEKATGLERGALQFEMMVETPQSIVDPQGRAALPILLEAARGRMVAAHFGTYDYTASVGITAAHQRMSHPACLFALHMMQVAFAGTGVWLSDGSTAVLPVAPHRAAEGAALTEEQERHNRESVHRAWKMHYDDVHHSLVNGFYQSWDLHPAQLVTRYAAVYAFFLGGLDAAAERLRNFVEKAAQATLVGDVFDDAATGQALLNFFLRGINCGALTEEETIARTTLTLDELRGRSFLKILRNRQVT